From one Bombyx mori chromosome 5, ASM3026992v2 genomic stretch:
- the LOC105842201 gene encoding cilia- and flagella-associated protein 57 isoform X4, whose translation MALNSPPNLSARIFYGLRTDIQYNAHYLSESEIIYPAGGVIVIHDHLQKKQKFIRLQDKHKPIKSLVLAPNRRWLALNEIAEEGQKPIITIYDLTTYKRRKILTVPFENSTAREFACIQFTFDSKYLVAITGEPDWCLYYYNWDKGKVESHAKAQNPSGQGTVESVQCNPSDATLVVITGPYTFRIMNVSETVWRQWGWCKAENIAITSCMWLTPDRILFGTENGVIMMVENGELRQNCIFRAAEVTEFSLKKVEAEAEEGDKTSTTSKQDSTSDSTVSLDESQPVTCFVNFAKGFAYACGPGYVHMFEKETPHHWRKRNLFRISRKSYKHTREHPVWSNLDAIQHITIDPNQETLLITTLRKQLYHVKLFGQHMLQNPEIPFTELGPSMHYGPINSLSMCAWKPIFMTSGEQDKSIRIWNYMTDDVEMIKLYQEEIHCVSLHPAGLFAIVGFSDKLRFMVVLIDDFEVMREFPIRNCKQAKFSTNGHLFAAVNGQVIQVFSSVSFQNVYNLKGHNGRITCLAWSANDLTLVSCGTEGAVYEWSMSSGQRVGEVILKTNQFKACAVNSIGKTTYGLGTDGEIKEIGSNTIRRNLGLIGCALDTIVLSRSDMMLFVTGGDGGVTSVQLPLLDKAVFNEFHMHNKKVTCIALAYDDQTLVSVAEDASICLWRLTNADGRAIALEKDFAYSKEILISKKDLQEKINNINLLSTRMSELETEHTYQLRQAEATQAEKLKEVHEGYCAAIEELKEKNELMESEHTHEIGMIQQDIAKLRSGHERTLQALEADFNVRLINEYDRYQSLEDKTARMRKDYEERLEELAESKLQALREINNMFEAKLEEKDLLLQELQEQTDLERREHETIKASIEEDADREIIEIRTAYEVQLKEEKDANVRLKGETGLMKKKLISANKEIDEFKHQVSQLKAEHKQFQKVISTLERDVADLKKEISERDGTIQDKEKRIYELKRKKQELEKYKFVLNFKITELKNQIEPKERIISELKVQIDDMENEELKLLNVKHELELKISQLNEKLASAKKDYLNEADRNAMLKNTLKKIKIDLHNMTANFQDPMKLKSNVKTLFHKYVEDIDFVRSRVAEDEAIREFNRQRDHLEKQVTALKQQLAKSLGGSKSDIGKIMDENCTLLAEINSLRTELKSTRSRCFQMESMLGLSARYIPPATARAKLKHVTEDRDKLDEGFKQKIEEREEIIIALKEENERLLGKIRCVENSGTATEDPDGAKNEMY comes from the exons ATGGCCCTGAATTCGCCGCCGAATCTTTCGGCTCGTATATTTTATGGTCTCCGCACAGATATTCA ATATAATGCGCACTATTTATCGGAATCTGAAATCATCTACCCTGCTGGGGGAGTAATCGTTATTCACGACCATCtacaaaagaaacaaaaatttaTTCGATTACAAGACAAACATAAACCAATTAAATCTCTGGTACTGGCACCTAACAG GCGTTGGCTTGCGCTAAATGAAATTGCCGAAGAGGGTCAAAAACCTATTATTACCATCTATGACCTAACTACGTACAAGAGACGTAAGATCCTAACGGTTCCATTCGAGAATTCGACCGCAAGAGAATTCGCTTGCATCCAGTTCACGTTTGATTCTAAATACCTCGTGGCAATAACGGGAGAACCAGATTGGTGCTTGTATTATTACAATTGGGACAAAGGAAAAGTTGAAAGTCATGCTAAAGCTCAAAATCCAAGTGGGCAAGGGACCGTTGAAAGC GTGCAATGTAATCCATCAGACGCTACTTTGGTGGTGATCACGGGACCGTACACATTTCGTATCATGAATGTTTCTGAAACTGTCTGGCGCCAGTGGGGTTGGTGTAAAGCCGAGAAT ATCGCCATAACAAGTTGTATGTGGCTCACACCAGATCGAATCTTGTTCGGCACTGAGAATGGCGTCATCATGATGGTCGAAAATGGTGAACTACGCCAAAATTGCATATTTCGAGCAGCTGAAGTAACAGAATTTTCGTTGAAGAAAGTAGAGGCCGA GGCAGAGGAAGGCGACAAGACAAGCACTACGAGTAAACAAGATAGCACGAGTGATTCAACAGTCTCTTTAGATGAAAGCCAGCCAGTTACTTGTTTTGTAAACTTTGCGAAAG GCTTTGCATATGCTTGTGGCCCCGGCTACGTACACATGTTTGAGAAGGAAACTCCTCATCACTGGAGGAAAAGAAACTTATTTAGAATTTCGAGAAAGTCTTATAA ACATACCCGAGAACACCCTGTATGGTCAAATTTGGATGCAATACAACACATCACTATCGATCCCAACCAAGAAACTCTGCTCATTACAACGTTGCGAAAACAGCTGTATCATGTTAAATTATTTGGACAACATATGCTTcaa AATCCGGAAATACCTTTCACAGAATTAGGTCCGTCGATGCATTACGGCCCTATAAATTCACTGTCGATGTGTGCTTGGAAGCCCATATTTATGACATCTGGGGAGCAAGATAAAAGCATCAGGATATGGAATTATATGACTGACGACGTGGAAATGATCAAATTGTACCAGGAAGAAATCCATTGCGTGTCTCTGCACCCGGCTg gtCTATTCGCAATCGTAGGATTTTCAGACAAGCTTCGTTTCATGGTTGTGCTGATTGATGATTTTGAAGTGATGCGGGAATTCCCCATACGTAATTGCAAACAAGCAAAATTTAGCACGAACGGTCACCTTTTTGCAGCAGTAAATGGCCAAGTGATCCAAGTTTTTTCCTCAGTTtcatttcaaaatgtttataatttaaaaggaCACAATGGGAGA ATAACGTGTTTGGCTTGGTCAGCTAACGACTTGACTTTAGTATCTTGCGGCACGGAAGGCGCCGTTTACGAATGGAGTATGTCGTCTGGGCAAAGAGTCGGAGAAGTTATACTAAAAACGAATCAGTTTAAAGCATGTGCAGTGAATAG TATCGGAAAAACTACGTACGGTCTCGGAACTGATGGAGAAATAAAGGAAATCGGATCAAACACTATCAGACGGAATTTGGGTTTGATTGGATGTGCTCTTGATACGATCGTGTTATCGCGTTCCGATATGATGCTTTTTGTAACCGGTGGTGATGGAGGTGTAACGTCAGTGCAGTTGCCGCTCCTCGACAAGGCTGTTTTTAATGAGTTTCACatgcataataaaaaagtaacttGCATAGCTCTAGCTTACGACGATCAAACATTAGTTTCTGTAGCTGAAGACGCTTCCATTTGCTTATGGAGACTCACGAACGCTGATGGAAGAGCTATTGCCCTTGAGAAAGATTTCGCATACTCCAAGGAGATTCTTATTAGTAAAAAAGATCTTcaagaaaaaattaataatatcaac ttgTTGAGTACAAGGATGAGCGAATTGGAAACGGAGCACACATATCAGCTTCGTCAAGCTGAAGCAACACAAGCCGAAAAACTGAAAGAAGTCCACGAAGGTTATTGCGCTGCAATAGAGGAATTAAAAGAAAAGAACGAG CTAATGGAAAGTGAACATACGCACGAAATAGGTATGATTCAACAAGATATTGCAAAATTGCGGTCTGGTCACGAGCGAACATTgcaggcgctcgaagcggatttCAATGTCAGACTTATTAACGAGTACGACAGATACCAG AGTCTGGAAGACAAAACCGCCCGAATGCGAAAAGATTACGAAGAACGGCTCGAGGAATTAGCTGAAAGTAAGCTTCAAGCTCTtcgagaaattaataatatgtttgaAGCTAAACTCGAAGAAAAGGATTTACTCTTACAAGAg TTACAAGAACAAACAGACTTAGAAAGACGTGAACATGAAACAATAAAGGCGTCTATTGAAGAGGATGCTGATCGAGAAATTATTGAAATAAGAACGGCTTATGAAGTTCAATTGAAAGAGGAAAAGGACGCTAACGTTAGGTTAAAAGGTGAAACTGGACTTatgaaaaagaaattaattagtGCTAATAAAGAAATAGACGAGTTTAAGCATCAGGTTTCACAACTCAAAG CTGAACACAAACAGTTTCAAAAGGTAATATCAACATTGGAACGAGATGTGGCAGACTTGAAAAAAGAGATTTCAGAAAGAGATGGAACAATACAAGATAAAGAGAAACGAATATATGAATTGAAAAGGAAAAAGCAGGAATTAGAGAAGTACAAGTTTGtgcttaattttaaaataaccgAACTTAAAAATCAA ATTGAGCCAAAAGAACGTATAATAAGTGAGCTTAAAGTTCAGATCGATGACATGGAAAACGAAGAATTAAAGCTGTTGAACGTTAAACATGAACTTG AGCTAAAAATCAGCCAGTTAAACGAAAAATTAGCATCGGCCAAAAAGGATTACTTAAATGAAGCCGACAGGAATGCAATGCTGAagaacacattaaaaaaaataaagattgaTTTGCATAATATGACGGCAAATTTTCAAGAtccaatgaaattaaaaagtaatgtgAAG ACACTGTTTCACAAATACGTTGAAGACATCGATTTCGTACGCAGCCGTGTGGCAGAGGATGAAGCTATACGTGAATTCAACAGGCAGAGAGATCACCTTGAAAAACAGGTCACAGCTCTCAAACAACAATTAGCAAAGTCACTTGGTGGATCCAAGAGCGATATCGGAAAAATTATGGAC GAAAACTGCACTCTACTGGCTGAGATCAATAGTCTAAGAACAGAGTTAAAATCGACTCGTTCTAGATGTTTTCAAATGGAGTCAATGCTTGGCTTGTCAGCGCGGTACATACCGCCAGCCACGGCTCGAGCTAAACTTAAGCATGTCACCGAAGATCGCGATAAACTTGATGAAGGCTTTAAGCAGAAAATTGAG GAAAGAGAAGAGATAATCATTGCTTTGAAAGAAGAGAATGAACGTCTATTAGGTAAAATACGATGTGTAGAAAATTCGGGGACAGCTACAGAAGATCCAGACGGGGctaaaaatgaaatgtattaa
- the LOC105842201 gene encoding cilia- and flagella-associated protein 57 isoform X6, translating into MALNSPPNLSARIFYGLRTDIQYNAHYLSESEIIYPAGGVIVIHDHLQKKQKFIRLQDKHKPIKSLVLAPNRRWLALNEIAEEGQKPIITIYDLTTYKRRKILTVPFENSTAREFACIQFTFDSKYLVAITGEPDWCLYYYNWDKGKVESHAKAQNPSGQGTVESVQCNPSDATLVVITGPYTFRIMNVSETVWRQWGWCKAENIAITSCMWLTPDRILFGTENGVIMMVENGELRQNCIFRAAEVTEFSLKKVEAEAEEGDKTSTTSKQDSTSDSTVSLDESQPVTCFVNFAKGFAYACGPGYVHMFEKETPHHWRKRNLFRISRKSYKHTREHPVWSNLDAIQHITIDPNQETLLITTLRKQLYHVKLFGQHMLQNPEIPFTELGPSMHYGPINSLSMCAWKPIFMTSGEQDKSIRIWNYMTDDVEMIKLYQEEIHCVSLHPAGLFAIVGFSDKLRFMVVLIDDFEVMREFPIRNCKQAKFSTNGHLFAAVNGQVIQVFSSVSFQNVYNLKGHNGRITCLAWSANDLTLVSCGTEGAVYEWSMSSGQRVGEVILKTNQFKACAVNSIGKTTYGLGTDGEIKEIGSNTIRRNLGLIGCALDTIVLSRSDMMLFVTGGDGGVTSVQLPLLDKAVFNEFHMHNKKVTCIALAYDDQTLVSVAEDASICLWRLTNADGRAIALEKDFAYSKEILISKKDLQEKINNINLLSTRMSELETEHTYQLRQAEATQAEKLKEVHEGYCAAIEELKEKNELMESEHTHEIGMIQQDIAKLRSGHERTLQALEADFNVRLINEYDRYQSLEDKTARMRKDYEERLEELAESKLQALREINNMFEAKLEEKDLLLQELQEQTDLERREHETIKASIEEDADREIIEIRTAYEVQLKEEKDANVRLKGETGLMKKKLISANKEIDEFKHQVSQLKAEHKQFQKVISTLERDVADLKKEISERDGTIQDKEKRIYELKRKKQELEKYKFVLNFKITELKNQCSLRAKNQPVKRKISIGQKGLLK; encoded by the exons ATGGCCCTGAATTCGCCGCCGAATCTTTCGGCTCGTATATTTTATGGTCTCCGCACAGATATTCA ATATAATGCGCACTATTTATCGGAATCTGAAATCATCTACCCTGCTGGGGGAGTAATCGTTATTCACGACCATCtacaaaagaaacaaaaatttaTTCGATTACAAGACAAACATAAACCAATTAAATCTCTGGTACTGGCACCTAACAG GCGTTGGCTTGCGCTAAATGAAATTGCCGAAGAGGGTCAAAAACCTATTATTACCATCTATGACCTAACTACGTACAAGAGACGTAAGATCCTAACGGTTCCATTCGAGAATTCGACCGCAAGAGAATTCGCTTGCATCCAGTTCACGTTTGATTCTAAATACCTCGTGGCAATAACGGGAGAACCAGATTGGTGCTTGTATTATTACAATTGGGACAAAGGAAAAGTTGAAAGTCATGCTAAAGCTCAAAATCCAAGTGGGCAAGGGACCGTTGAAAGC GTGCAATGTAATCCATCAGACGCTACTTTGGTGGTGATCACGGGACCGTACACATTTCGTATCATGAATGTTTCTGAAACTGTCTGGCGCCAGTGGGGTTGGTGTAAAGCCGAGAAT ATCGCCATAACAAGTTGTATGTGGCTCACACCAGATCGAATCTTGTTCGGCACTGAGAATGGCGTCATCATGATGGTCGAAAATGGTGAACTACGCCAAAATTGCATATTTCGAGCAGCTGAAGTAACAGAATTTTCGTTGAAGAAAGTAGAGGCCGA GGCAGAGGAAGGCGACAAGACAAGCACTACGAGTAAACAAGATAGCACGAGTGATTCAACAGTCTCTTTAGATGAAAGCCAGCCAGTTACTTGTTTTGTAAACTTTGCGAAAG GCTTTGCATATGCTTGTGGCCCCGGCTACGTACACATGTTTGAGAAGGAAACTCCTCATCACTGGAGGAAAAGAAACTTATTTAGAATTTCGAGAAAGTCTTATAA ACATACCCGAGAACACCCTGTATGGTCAAATTTGGATGCAATACAACACATCACTATCGATCCCAACCAAGAAACTCTGCTCATTACAACGTTGCGAAAACAGCTGTATCATGTTAAATTATTTGGACAACATATGCTTcaa AATCCGGAAATACCTTTCACAGAATTAGGTCCGTCGATGCATTACGGCCCTATAAATTCACTGTCGATGTGTGCTTGGAAGCCCATATTTATGACATCTGGGGAGCAAGATAAAAGCATCAGGATATGGAATTATATGACTGACGACGTGGAAATGATCAAATTGTACCAGGAAGAAATCCATTGCGTGTCTCTGCACCCGGCTg gtCTATTCGCAATCGTAGGATTTTCAGACAAGCTTCGTTTCATGGTTGTGCTGATTGATGATTTTGAAGTGATGCGGGAATTCCCCATACGTAATTGCAAACAAGCAAAATTTAGCACGAACGGTCACCTTTTTGCAGCAGTAAATGGCCAAGTGATCCAAGTTTTTTCCTCAGTTtcatttcaaaatgtttataatttaaaaggaCACAATGGGAGA ATAACGTGTTTGGCTTGGTCAGCTAACGACTTGACTTTAGTATCTTGCGGCACGGAAGGCGCCGTTTACGAATGGAGTATGTCGTCTGGGCAAAGAGTCGGAGAAGTTATACTAAAAACGAATCAGTTTAAAGCATGTGCAGTGAATAG TATCGGAAAAACTACGTACGGTCTCGGAACTGATGGAGAAATAAAGGAAATCGGATCAAACACTATCAGACGGAATTTGGGTTTGATTGGATGTGCTCTTGATACGATCGTGTTATCGCGTTCCGATATGATGCTTTTTGTAACCGGTGGTGATGGAGGTGTAACGTCAGTGCAGTTGCCGCTCCTCGACAAGGCTGTTTTTAATGAGTTTCACatgcataataaaaaagtaacttGCATAGCTCTAGCTTACGACGATCAAACATTAGTTTCTGTAGCTGAAGACGCTTCCATTTGCTTATGGAGACTCACGAACGCTGATGGAAGAGCTATTGCCCTTGAGAAAGATTTCGCATACTCCAAGGAGATTCTTATTAGTAAAAAAGATCTTcaagaaaaaattaataatatcaac ttgTTGAGTACAAGGATGAGCGAATTGGAAACGGAGCACACATATCAGCTTCGTCAAGCTGAAGCAACACAAGCCGAAAAACTGAAAGAAGTCCACGAAGGTTATTGCGCTGCAATAGAGGAATTAAAAGAAAAGAACGAG CTAATGGAAAGTGAACATACGCACGAAATAGGTATGATTCAACAAGATATTGCAAAATTGCGGTCTGGTCACGAGCGAACATTgcaggcgctcgaagcggatttCAATGTCAGACTTATTAACGAGTACGACAGATACCAG AGTCTGGAAGACAAAACCGCCCGAATGCGAAAAGATTACGAAGAACGGCTCGAGGAATTAGCTGAAAGTAAGCTTCAAGCTCTtcgagaaattaataatatgtttgaAGCTAAACTCGAAGAAAAGGATTTACTCTTACAAGAg TTACAAGAACAAACAGACTTAGAAAGACGTGAACATGAAACAATAAAGGCGTCTATTGAAGAGGATGCTGATCGAGAAATTATTGAAATAAGAACGGCTTATGAAGTTCAATTGAAAGAGGAAAAGGACGCTAACGTTAGGTTAAAAGGTGAAACTGGACTTatgaaaaagaaattaattagtGCTAATAAAGAAATAGACGAGTTTAAGCATCAGGTTTCACAACTCAAAG CTGAACACAAACAGTTTCAAAAGGTAATATCAACATTGGAACGAGATGTGGCAGACTTGAAAAAAGAGATTTCAGAAAGAGATGGAACAATACAAGATAAAGAGAAACGAATATATGAATTGAAAAGGAAAAAGCAGGAATTAGAGAAGTACAAGTTTGtgcttaattttaaaataaccgAACTTAAAAATCAA TGTTCTCTTAGAGCTAAAAATCAGCCAGTTAAACGAAAAATTAGCATCGGCCAAAAAGGATTACTTAAATGA